The DNA segment TGCTGGCCAGATATTACGACGTTAGCGAGGGCGAGATTTTGATCGGGGGCGTAAATGTAAAAGAGATCGCGCCGCGAAATTTAACGAATTTGATATCTTTCGTCTTTCAAGATACGTTTTTATTTAACGAAAGCATATATGAAAATATCGCGAAAGCAAAGCCTAACGCCGACAAAGAAGAGGTCATAGCGGCGGCTAAGGCGGCCAATATCCACGAGTTTATAGAAAGTCTGCCTAAAGGCTACGACGAGATAGTCGGCGAGCGAGGAGCGAAACTAAGCGGAGGACAAAAACAGCGCATCGCGATAGCAAGGGCGATACTAAAAGACGCGCCGATAATAATCCTGGACGAGCCGACGGCGTTTGTTGATCCGCAAAGCGAAGAGCAAATCGTAAAAGCCGTTTCGAATTTGATAAAAAACAAGACCGTCATCGTCGTAGCGCACCGTCTTTCGACTATAAAAAACGCTGACCGAATTTTAGTTTTCGCTAACGGCGAGATCGTAGAAAGCGGCACTCACGATGAGCTTATCTCGCTAGAAGGAGCTTACGCGAAGCTATGGCGCGACTTTGAGCAGACGCAAATTTGGAATGTAAGGAGATAAAAATGCAAAGTAATTTTACTTCCATTCGCGAACTTTTTAAAATCATCGTAAAAATCGCGGGCAAATATAAAAAAGAGTATCTAAAAAGCCTGTTTTGCTCGATTTTAGCGGCCGTTTTCGAGGGGGCGTTTTTGGTTTGTTTTTATCCTCTGCTAGCTTCCATAACAGCGGGAAATAGCGACGGAGCGTATCTTAGCCTAGCTTTAATGGGGATATTTTGCGTTTGTTTTTGCGCGTTTAAATTTAAAGGCTCGTATTACGATCACGGCGATACTTTTATAAAAGTCGGCTACGAGCTTAGAAAAAAACTGGGAAACAAGCTGATGTCCGTGCCTCTTCAAAGCGTGCATAAGTATAAAACAGGCGAACTAAGCGCGGTATTTACCGCTAGCGTAGACGAGTCGGTGATGTTTATGAATATGGCGCCGACGATGTTTTTACAGCCCGTTATTATCGGCTTTATCGTTATTATCGCGAGCTTTTTCGCCAGTCCCGTTTTGGCCGCTATTATGCTTTTTACGTTACCTCTGGCGGCGCCTATTTATAGGCTCAGGCGCAAGCTCGCCGTCGAAGAAAGGAGCGAATTTGCCGCAGCTAACGCCGAGCTTGAATCGCAAATCATCGAATACGTCCAAGGAATAGGCGTTTTAAAATCGCTCGATAAAGTCGGGCAAAACGCTAAAAATTTAAACGAACAAATAGAGCGCGTGCGCCAAATCCAGCTAAAATCCCTCGCACTATCTGCGGCCCCTACTTTGGCTTTTAACTCGGTAGTGACGGTTCTTATGTGCGTTTGCTTAAGCATCGGAGCGTATTTAAATTTACACGGACAAATCTCCCTAGCCGCCCTTTGCGCCGCCTTAATAGCGCTTTCAAGCCTGCTCGAGCCGTTTTCTTTGCTGTTGGCGGCATCGTCGGTGTTTGATCTTATGGACGTCGCTTTTAAACACGTAAATAAGCTTTTACATGCGAAGGATCTAAAATCCAGCGAGCCTCGTGGCGTCCCGAACGAATTTAACGTTGAATTTAGCGGCGTAAATTTCGCCTATGACGGACAAAACGATCTCGCGCTAAAAAATGTGAGCTTTGAGATAAAGCCCGGCACCCTAAACGCTATCGTGGGGTCTAGCGGCAGCGGCAAAAGCACGGCGGCGAGGCTTTTGATGCGCTACGCCGATCCGCAGGAAGGCTGCATAAAAATAGGCGGAGTAAATTTGAAAAATATCCCACAAGAAGAACTTTTAAAATGCCTAAGCATCGTATTTCAAGACGTTTATCTTTTTGACGATACGGTAAAAAACAATATCAAAACAGCAGACGCGAAGGCTTCGCACGAGCGGATACTGGAGGCGGCCGAGGCGGCAAACTGCGGCGAATTTATCGCTAGATTGCCACAGGGACTAGATACTCGCGTCGGCGAGATCGGCGCAAATCTAAGCGGCGGCGAGAAACAAAGAATCTCCATCGCCAGAGCGATCCTAAAAAATGCTCCGATAGCGATCCTGGACGAGCCTACCGCGGCGCTGGATACGACCAGCGAGTTAGCCGTGCAAAAAGCCGTGAGCGAGCTAACCAAAAATAAAACCGTCGTCGTGATCGCTCACCGCCTCTCTACCGTCGCTAGCGCAGATCAAATTTTAGTCTTCGACGCGGGAGAGATCGTAGAGCGCGGCACTCACGAAGAGCTGCTAGAGGCTCGCGGGAAATATTACGAGATGTGGCGAGCGCAGCAAAATGCTAAAATTTGGAAAATAAAAGATAAATAGCGTAAAAAGCCGTTATTTTAGTAAGGA comes from the Campylobacter rectus genome and includes:
- a CDS encoding ABC transporter ATP-binding protein, producing the protein MQSNFTSIRELFKIIVKIAGKYKKEYLKSLFCSILAAVFEGAFLVCFYPLLASITAGNSDGAYLSLALMGIFCVCFCAFKFKGSYYDHGDTFIKVGYELRKKLGNKLMSVPLQSVHKYKTGELSAVFTASVDESVMFMNMAPTMFLQPVIIGFIVIIASFFASPVLAAIMLFTLPLAAPIYRLRRKLAVEERSEFAAANAELESQIIEYVQGIGVLKSLDKVGQNAKNLNEQIERVRQIQLKSLALSAAPTLAFNSVVTVLMCVCLSIGAYLNLHGQISLAALCAALIALSSLLEPFSLLLAASSVFDLMDVAFKHVNKLLHAKDLKSSEPRGVPNEFNVEFSGVNFAYDGQNDLALKNVSFEIKPGTLNAIVGSSGSGKSTAARLLMRYADPQEGCIKIGGVNLKNIPQEELLKCLSIVFQDVYLFDDTVKNNIKTADAKASHERILEAAEAANCGEFIARLPQGLDTRVGEIGANLSGGEKQRISIARAILKNAPIAILDEPTAALDTTSELAVQKAVSELTKNKTVVVIAHRLSTVASADQILVFDAGEIVERGTHEELLEARGKYYEMWRAQQNAKIWKIKDK